A window of the Rhodohalobacter mucosus genome harbors these coding sequences:
- a CDS encoding protein-tyrosine-phosphatase, with protein sequence MIKTYLESIEKEPAELDTERHERLLSEIASFVASELKRGNRPKLHFICTHNSRRSQLAQAWCAFVQDWMNLDLADCYSGGTEVTACNERTVAALERAGCNINIESDSFENPVFRITASDSDTSVRLWSKMYHDESNPEENFAAVMTCDHADANCPYIPGAMQRFPLTYTDPKYADNTDSEQAAYDKTCRMIAADMIRLFRKADALTQEHISH encoded by the coding sequence ATGATAAAGACATACCTTGAAAGTATTGAAAAAGAGCCTGCAGAGCTTGATACGGAGCGCCACGAACGGCTGCTCAGTGAGATTGCCTCTTTTGTGGCATCAGAACTTAAACGCGGTAACCGCCCAAAACTTCACTTTATCTGTACTCACAATTCACGCCGAAGCCAGCTTGCTCAAGCATGGTGTGCTTTTGTGCAGGATTGGATGAATCTTGACTTGGCTGACTGTTACTCAGGAGGAACGGAAGTCACTGCCTGCAATGAACGAACGGTTGCCGCTTTGGAGCGGGCTGGCTGCAATATCAATATCGAGAGTGATAGTTTTGAAAATCCTGTTTTCAGGATTACAGCATCTGATTCCGATACCTCCGTCAGGCTATGGTCCAAAATGTATCATGACGAATCAAACCCTGAAGAAAATTTTGCAGCAGTGATGACCTGTGATCATGCTGATGCCAACTGCCCCTACATACCCGGCGCGATGCAGCGTTTCCCCCTCACCTACACGGATCCGAAATACGCAGATAATACCGATTCAGAGCAAGCCGCATATGATAAAACCTGCCGTATGATTGCTGCAGATATGATAAGGCTTTTCAGAAAAGCAGACGCATTAACGCAGGAGCACATATCCCATTAA
- a CDS encoding class I SAM-dependent methyltransferase yields the protein MRTAISCILCNSSKTEPFLEADGYEYLICSNCDLIFVRPGQRLTPDEEKSRYDQHENDPDDPDYREFLSQLFKPLQKLLKPGSHGLDFGSGPGPTLSLMFEEAGHTMNIYDPFYAPDNSVFDKQYDFITTTETAEHLFDPGSEFDRLWECLKPHGFLGVMTKFVPSHDRFKNWHYRRDDTHVAFYSEKTFRWMADNRNASLKLVGDRVAIFQKKG from the coding sequence ATGAGGACCGCCATTTCCTGCATACTGTGTAACTCTTCAAAAACAGAACCTTTTCTTGAGGCGGATGGGTACGAATACCTCATCTGCTCAAACTGCGATCTCATTTTTGTTCGCCCCGGGCAGCGTCTCACTCCGGATGAGGAAAAAAGCCGTTACGATCAGCATGAAAATGATCCGGATGATCCGGATTACCGGGAATTTTTAAGTCAGCTGTTCAAACCTCTTCAGAAATTGCTGAAGCCCGGAAGTCACGGACTTGATTTCGGTTCAGGTCCTGGACCTACACTGAGCCTTATGTTTGAAGAAGCCGGTCATACAATGAATATTTATGATCCGTTTTACGCACCCGACAATTCGGTATTCGATAAGCAGTACGACTTCATTACCACAACCGAAACAGCTGAACATCTGTTTGATCCGGGCAGCGAATTTGACAGGCTGTGGGAATGTCTGAAACCGCATGGCTTTCTGGGAGTGATGACCAAATTTGTTCCATCCCATGACCGGTTCAAAAACTGGCACTATCGCAGGGATGATACGCATGTAGCGTTTTACAGTGAGAAAACATTTCGGTGGATGGCTGACAACCGGAACGCTTCCCTCAAACTGGTGGGCGATCGGGTGGCTATTTTTCAAAAAAAAGGATGA
- a CDS encoding YgjV family protein: METDLIYELIGYAASLLVAISLMMSGIVKLRIVNMVGAITFTVYGLLINSMPVAAMNAFIVIVNIYHLVNIYQKKTEFDLIQVKPDNSVLSHFLQYHLDEIMTHQPAYNPDEGYSFNLMIFNKMMPVGVVCGNQQGEILNVDLDFVIPSHRDFKAGEYLYKDRKEFFIDQGIRVIRASRGDKEHNRYLKKMGFSTVGAGNNPELQLASNL, from the coding sequence ATGGAAACGGACCTTATATACGAACTGATCGGTTACGCAGCATCACTATTGGTTGCAATATCACTGATGATGAGCGGTATTGTTAAGCTGCGGATAGTGAATATGGTGGGCGCCATCACTTTCACCGTTTATGGCTTGCTGATTAATTCGATGCCCGTTGCCGCCATGAACGCGTTTATCGTGATCGTGAATATTTACCATCTGGTTAATATATATCAGAAGAAAACCGAGTTTGACCTGATACAGGTTAAACCCGATAATTCGGTTTTGAGTCATTTTTTGCAATATCATCTGGACGAAATTATGACTCACCAGCCGGCTTACAACCCGGACGAAGGGTATTCTTTTAACCTCATGATTTTTAACAAAATGATGCCGGTTGGAGTGGTTTGCGGCAATCAGCAAGGTGAAATCCTGAATGTGGACCTGGATTTTGTGATTCCAAGTCACCGTGACTTTAAAGCCGGTGAATATCTGTACAAAGACCGGAAAGAATTTTTTATTGACCAGGGTATCCGTGTTATCCGGGCCAGCAGAGGCGATAAAGAACATAACCGCTACCTCAAAAAGATGGGATTTTCAACCGTCGGAGCAGGGAATAACCCGGAATTGCAGCTTGCCTCCAACCTGTAG
- a CDS encoding serine/threonine-protein kinase, whose product MQKERWEKVESILDTALTLDEESRTAYIEKACSSDDELLKEVYELLDAIQKSEETDYLSTKPGREKMLMDDLSGISIGSVEDLIGKQIGAFQITEQIGSGGMGAVYKAERARGDFSQQVAIKIVQQGLKSHDTVKRFRMEQQILAALHHPHIAALFDGGVTANGLPFLVMEYVDGMPVDEYCNRNALSVNDRLKLFCDICSAVEYAHSNLIIHRDLKADNIFVDADGRVKILDFGIAKLLDHQMSDMELLETRPGQKFWTPAYAAPEQVEGKNITTSTDVYALGVLLNKLLTGRFPIDLSEKSISEIEMLIRQAEPRLPSLQVRDSAQSEEVAVTMNMSPVQLAHKLTGDLDAIIQKALRKEQESRYRSVEQLSDDVSRYLKGFPVHARPENAAYKAGKFIRRNKALVFGSAAVFLSIVTATILSVSFAIETKQAEERALAQAAEAQRQTQVANSVNLFLQQIIGQADPITNPEGKDLTLMEAVELANGLVEESFSGQPETEAAVRYTLGTVDMNLGRLERSIDQLKQALTLSLEAFGEEHKQTYGARSQLGLAYIRNGNLEEAENVLTAGLEAAQNAPEEDWRESSMVLNQLGLVYLYRGDGESAEPYLRASYSQKTGIDSVETNHDLTTLHNISGALMMQGKLEEATELAQDVMERRIAYHNGFHPEVAQSLNTVAYMLMQQGRNEEALPIRLQDLEMRQELYDGDHPDVARGMHNLANLYHNLGRPEEALPIQEEAVAMWKRTLPETHADVQRGTIVLARIHTALNNHENAIELRQEQLDLQQEASGNNVLERYPHLIEMIENYLQLEDYDGAEEVVREAIALYDNEEGRAQWQYHSGNNLLGEILYKKGLTVQSEQLLAESSSAIMEMKDELNPALVQSVLRRTNRIFGELGRDPLVLE is encoded by the coding sequence ATGCAAAAGGAACGCTGGGAAAAAGTAGAGTCCATTCTGGATACGGCATTGACGCTGGATGAAGAATCACGGACTGCTTATATAGAAAAAGCCTGCAGCAGTGACGACGAACTTCTGAAAGAGGTCTATGAACTGCTCGACGCCATTCAGAAATCGGAAGAGACGGATTATTTATCCACCAAACCGGGTAGGGAAAAGATGCTGATGGACGACCTCTCCGGTATTTCCATAGGATCGGTTGAGGATCTGATAGGAAAGCAGATAGGTGCCTTTCAGATTACCGAACAGATAGGATCCGGGGGAATGGGGGCAGTGTATAAAGCTGAACGCGCAAGAGGAGATTTTTCTCAGCAGGTCGCCATAAAGATTGTACAACAGGGCCTTAAATCGCATGACACGGTAAAACGGTTTCGGATGGAGCAGCAGATACTGGCAGCCCTCCATCACCCCCATATTGCCGCGTTATTCGATGGCGGAGTCACTGCGAACGGACTCCCGTTCCTCGTTATGGAGTACGTCGACGGAATGCCTGTCGATGAATACTGCAACCGTAACGCCCTTTCTGTCAATGACAGATTAAAACTGTTTTGCGACATTTGCTCAGCTGTTGAGTACGCACATTCCAACCTGATTATTCACCGGGATCTGAAGGCGGATAATATATTTGTTGATGCAGACGGGCGCGTGAAAATTCTTGATTTTGGAATTGCAAAGCTGCTCGACCATCAGATGAGTGATATGGAGTTATTGGAAACCCGTCCCGGTCAAAAGTTCTGGACTCCAGCATACGCAGCACCTGAGCAGGTTGAAGGTAAAAACATTACCACTTCAACGGATGTGTACGCCCTGGGTGTGCTGCTTAATAAATTGCTGACAGGCCGTTTTCCGATTGATCTCAGCGAAAAATCCATCAGTGAAATCGAAATGCTCATCCGGCAGGCTGAACCCAGGCTTCCATCTCTTCAGGTAAGGGATTCAGCTCAGAGCGAAGAGGTGGCAGTTACCATGAATATGTCGCCTGTGCAGCTTGCACATAAGCTGACTGGCGACCTGGATGCCATTATCCAAAAAGCACTTCGCAAGGAACAGGAAAGCCGTTATCGCTCTGTTGAGCAGCTCTCAGACGATGTTAGCCGGTACCTGAAAGGATTTCCGGTTCATGCACGTCCGGAAAATGCAGCGTATAAAGCCGGAAAATTTATACGCCGGAACAAAGCGCTGGTATTCGGGTCAGCGGCTGTTTTCCTGAGTATTGTAACCGCGACTATACTCAGTGTATCGTTCGCCATTGAAACGAAACAGGCGGAAGAACGGGCACTGGCCCAGGCTGCAGAGGCACAGCGTCAAACGCAGGTTGCCAACTCTGTAAATCTGTTCCTGCAGCAGATTATCGGACAAGCCGATCCCATTACCAACCCGGAGGGCAAGGATCTTACCCTTATGGAAGCTGTGGAGCTTGCCAACGGACTGGTAGAGGAATCGTTTTCAGGCCAGCCAGAAACCGAAGCGGCTGTTCGCTATACCCTTGGAACGGTAGATATGAATCTTGGCCGTCTTGAGAGATCGATCGACCAGCTGAAACAGGCCCTCACGCTTTCACTGGAGGCATTTGGTGAAGAGCATAAACAAACATACGGAGCGCGGTCCCAGCTGGGGCTTGCCTATATCCGAAACGGAAATCTGGAGGAGGCCGAAAATGTTTTGACGGCAGGGCTGGAGGCGGCTCAAAATGCACCTGAGGAAGACTGGAGGGAATCATCCATGGTGCTTAATCAGCTTGGCCTTGTATACCTTTACAGGGGGGACGGTGAGTCTGCCGAACCCTACCTTAGAGCTTCTTATAGCCAGAAAACAGGGATCGATTCTGTTGAGACAAACCACGACCTCACCACGCTGCATAATATCAGCGGAGCTTTGATGATGCAGGGCAAGCTTGAAGAGGCAACAGAACTGGCACAGGACGTAATGGAGCGCCGAATTGCCTATCATAACGGATTTCACCCTGAGGTTGCTCAAAGCCTGAATACGGTTGCCTATATGTTGATGCAGCAGGGGCGAAATGAGGAAGCTCTGCCTATTCGTCTGCAGGATCTTGAAATGCGACAGGAACTGTATGACGGGGATCACCCGGATGTGGCACGCGGCATGCACAATCTGGCCAATCTCTATCACAATCTTGGAAGGCCGGAAGAAGCTCTTCCCATTCAGGAAGAAGCCGTGGCCATGTGGAAACGGACACTGCCCGAAACGCATGCAGATGTTCAGCGTGGCACAATCGTTCTTGCACGGATTCATACAGCACTCAATAATCATGAAAATGCGATAGAACTGAGGCAGGAACAGCTGGATCTTCAGCAAGAAGCTTCAGGTAATAATGTACTTGAGCGCTATCCCCATCTGATCGAAATGATTGAAAACTACTTGCAGCTGGAGGACTACGACGGTGCGGAGGAGGTAGTGAGGGAAGCCATTGCACTCTATGACAACGAAGAGGGCAGAGCGCAGTGGCAGTATCACTCCGGGAATAACCTGTTGGGCGAAATTCTGTATAAAAAAGGATTAACGGTTCAGTCTGAGCAGCTTCTCGCAGAAAGTTCTTCAGCGATCATGGAGATGAAGGATGAACTGAATCCCGCACTTGTTCAGTCGGTATTGCGGAGAACAAACCGCATATTCGGGGAGCTGGGCAGGGATCCGTTGGTTCTCGAGTGA
- a CDS encoding uracil-DNA glycosylase, translated as MEKPDSVTEKELLQYLEFENEVFGAFSIPDSVPDDSDGAGTQKDAAHTQSESDAVSDSVSETDKEQDHSEREEPVSLSIEERLAKCSTLEDLYSFCETADELRTDLDNTNLVFGVGNPSADLMIIGEAPGEQEDIQGEPFVGAAGQLLNKILKAIRFSREDVYIANILKHRPPGNRNPSTAERERSLPYLLRQIDLIQPRLILCLGRVSGTTLLGREESLKNLRGQFYPFRGAELAVTYHPAALLRNPQWKRPVWEDVQQVRKRYDELAGTP; from the coding sequence ATGGAAAAACCCGATTCAGTTACCGAAAAAGAGCTATTACAGTATCTCGAGTTTGAAAACGAGGTATTCGGTGCATTTTCCATACCTGATTCAGTACCGGATGATTCAGACGGTGCCGGTACTCAGAAGGATGCGGCACATACTCAATCTGAATCCGATGCAGTGTCAGATTCGGTTTCAGAAACCGACAAGGAACAGGATCATTCAGAACGTGAAGAGCCTGTCTCACTTTCGATCGAAGAACGCCTGGCCAAATGTTCAACACTTGAAGATCTGTACTCATTTTGCGAAACCGCCGATGAGCTTCGAACAGATCTGGATAACACCAACCTGGTATTCGGAGTCGGAAATCCGTCGGCGGACCTTATGATTATCGGGGAAGCTCCCGGAGAGCAGGAAGATATTCAGGGTGAACCTTTTGTCGGGGCAGCGGGGCAGCTTCTGAACAAGATACTAAAGGCCATCCGGTTCAGCCGTGAGGATGTTTACATTGCCAATATTCTCAAGCACCGGCCGCCCGGCAACAGAAATCCGTCCACTGCGGAAAGAGAACGCAGTCTGCCCTATCTGCTGCGTCAGATTGATCTTATTCAGCCCAGGCTGATCCTCTGTCTTGGCAGGGTATCTGGCACCACACTTCTCGGGCGCGAGGAGTCGCTCAAAAATCTTCGCGGGCAGTTTTATCCGTTTCGCGGTGCAGAGCTCGCGGTAACCTACCACCCGGCCGCCCTGCTCCGTAACCCGCAATGGAAACGCCCTGTGTGGGAAGATGTTCAGCAGGTAAGAAAACGGTATGACGAGCTGGCCGGCACACCCTGA
- a CDS encoding phosphoribosyl-AMP cyclohydrolase has protein sequence MVKNRSLVEEGTDINLQFEKRDGLLPVAVQDSSTGEILMIASVNREAFDHTLETGEPAFWSTSRNELWIKGLTSGNTIRLDDVLVDCDQDALVYRVTLEGEGVCHTKNKNGVHRTSCFYRKLNREGNQLEFKDE, from the coding sequence ATGGTCAAAAACAGATCTTTGGTTGAAGAAGGGACCGACATTAACCTGCAATTCGAAAAGCGGGACGGGCTGCTTCCAGTAGCCGTTCAGGACTCGTCGACCGGCGAAATTCTTATGATTGCTTCCGTGAACAGGGAAGCATTTGATCATACCCTGGAAACAGGCGAGCCTGCTTTCTGGAGTACAAGCCGGAACGAGCTATGGATCAAGGGACTCACATCGGGCAACACAATCCGGCTTGATGACGTGTTGGTTGATTGCGATCAGGACGCGCTTGTTTACAGGGTAACCCTTGAAGGTGAAGGTGTCTGCCACACAAAAAATAAGAACGGCGTTCATCGGACATCCTGTTTTTACAGAAAACTTAACCGGGAAGGAAACCAACTGGAGTTTAAAGATGAATAA
- a CDS encoding Gfo/Idh/MocA family oxidoreductase — protein sequence MADKKYRVLVVGCGNMGTSHARAYRRLDEFDVAGVVSRGPESRGRLSQELGGVAEFGDFEEALSAVNPDAVCISTYPGTHAEYAIKSLEAGAHVFVEKPIAETVGDAEAVVEAARQTGKKVVVGYILRHHPGWRQFIDRARKLGKPLVMRMNLNQQSSGSEWEVHKNIMEAMSPIVDCGVHYVDVMCQMTGAKPVSVHAIGARLSEEIDPGMYNYGQLQVRFDDGSVGWYESGWGPMISEQAYFIKDVMGPEGSVSIRKNTFDLPRGSSADIGSHTGVPALQLHSSKRDKKGRLVSPEQILDTPEEPDHDELCYLEQKYFLKSIMEDLDLTGHLNEVVHTLKIVLASDESVKTGRAVELS from the coding sequence ATGGCCGACAAAAAATACCGGGTGTTAGTGGTAGGATGCGGAAATATGGGAACTTCCCATGCCAGGGCTTACCGGCGGCTGGATGAATTTGATGTAGCGGGTGTGGTAAGCCGGGGTCCGGAGAGCCGGGGTCGCCTTTCACAAGAGCTTGGCGGTGTAGCAGAGTTTGGAGATTTTGAAGAGGCACTTTCTGCAGTAAATCCAGATGCGGTGTGCATCAGTACGTACCCGGGTACTCATGCAGAGTACGCCATTAAATCGTTGGAAGCCGGTGCCCATGTATTTGTCGAAAAACCGATCGCTGAGACTGTAGGGGATGCTGAAGCTGTGGTTGAAGCAGCCCGGCAAACCGGTAAAAAAGTGGTTGTGGGCTACATACTTCGTCATCATCCCGGCTGGCGGCAATTTATTGACCGCGCCCGAAAGCTTGGCAAGCCGCTGGTGATGCGAATGAATCTTAACCAACAGAGCTCGGGCAGCGAGTGGGAAGTGCACAAAAATATCATGGAGGCAATGTCGCCCATCGTCGACTGCGGAGTGCATTATGTGGATGTCATGTGTCAGATGACCGGAGCAAAACCTGTATCCGTTCACGCGATCGGTGCCCGCCTCTCAGAGGAAATTGACCCGGGTATGTATAATTACGGTCAGCTCCAGGTACGGTTCGATGACGGATCGGTAGGCTGGTACGAGTCAGGCTGGGGACCGATGATCAGTGAACAGGCATATTTTATTAAAGACGTTATGGGTCCTGAGGGGAGCGTCAGTATACGGAAAAATACGTTTGACCTGCCCCGCGGGAGTTCTGCTGATATCGGTAGTCATACTGGCGTACCCGCACTTCAGCTTCATTCATCAAAACGGGATAAAAAGGGACGTCTGGTCAGTCCCGAACAAATTCTTGATACACCTGAGGAGCCGGATCACGATGAACTGTGCTATCTTGAGCAAAAATATTTTCTGAAATCAATCATGGAAGACCTGGATCTGACCGGCCATCTGAATGAAGTGGTTCATACCCTTAAAATCGTACTTGCCAGTGATGAATCCGTGAAAACGGGTAGGGCAGTTGAACTGTCCTGA
- a CDS encoding DUF2237 family protein, with amino-acid sequence MNKQAKNVFGEEIIVCSENPLTGFYRNGCCDSGPEDRGNHMVCAVMTEEFLEFSKLMGNDLSTPLPQYNFPGLSPGDRWCLCVMRWKEAFDAGKAPQVVLEATNEQALDFVTMDDLLKHAWKEVDYL; translated from the coding sequence ATGAATAAGCAGGCTAAAAATGTATTTGGAGAAGAGATTATTGTATGCAGCGAGAACCCACTAACCGGGTTCTACCGAAACGGCTGCTGCGACTCAGGTCCCGAGGATCGTGGGAATCATATGGTTTGCGCTGTCATGACCGAAGAATTTTTAGAATTCTCAAAACTGATGGGCAATGATCTTTCCACGCCTCTGCCCCAGTACAATTTCCCCGGGCTCTCCCCCGGTGATCGCTGGTGCCTCTGCGTGATGCGATGGAAAGAGGCCTTTGATGCAGGCAAAGCACCGCAGGTTGTTCTGGAGGCCACCAACGAACAGGCACTTGATTTCGTGACCATGGATGATCTTCTCAAGCATGCATGGAAAGAGGTTGATTATTTATGA